The stretch of DNA ACAGCTTAATACTAATATCCATGCATAAAAgttcttttttaaattttgttatATTATATTTTGCCTTATTTTATCTAAATACATGTACAGGAAATACATCCCCAGAGAATTTCATCCCATGTGGCCCTATCACAAGCCATCTATGGGGTTGTTAAGTCAGCTTGTTTAGGTCTCACCTATAGGTTCGACATATTAGCCGAGCAAAATGAGAAAGTTTTGGGAATGAGATATAAAATGGATCTCCATCAGTAGAGAGGACATGGAGCGCAAGGACAACGGTGTACTTCTAAGACCCCTCTTTCACATTCATAGTGGAAGCAGCAATGGCACAACATCTTAGATGGtcctttctccttctcttctactTTCTTCATTTACTCCCCTTCATCATTTTCCTTCTTATCTCAGGGACACACCAACAAAATTCAACGGTCACAGTATTTTGACCATACTCATGTGGGCTACAGTTCATACTAATTCGAGTCTGCCGATTGGATTGTGATTGTCTGAGCCTTAAAACCTCAACATATGTCCAATGAAAGGATTTGTTGAGCACTTCCATAATGCCATCTCAGTTTATGACATTTATATTCAGACGATATTAAAGGTGAAATTCTTTGATGGTTCAATAACTACAAATAGTCAGCATGTCGGACTCTTGAGAGAACCAGGCCTTTTAGATACTTGCAACAGGAAAAGAATTGAGTTAACCTATTAGAAACAGGTCTATTAGATAAATTGAACAGTCACCACAGATAAGATTCACAACTATGGCTAATATTCTCAAGTTGTCTTCATTTTTCATTAGACAAGACACTAGTGTATAATGTATATGAATTTTTGGTGCACTATTATCAATCACTAGTAACCGGCAGGATTAATGTTTGTACCATCTATTTGGCAAAAGTACAAAAAGAAAGTTCAAGCATAATTCACTGGTTGATGTCATTATTATATGACCTCTCAAGCTCTCAGCTATAAACCTTTAGTGAGAAAGTTCTTGAGGGGTTATTAACTCCTAACAGATTATAAAAAGCATATATAGCTAAGATGCAAATCTCTAAGGCCCCATTTGGTAGAGGGTTTTCATGTGATTTTCTTACTGAAATTCTTGGATTGTAGCCAAACACCCTTGATATCCCACCTAAGCATATTAATCATAAAATCCTATAGTAGCATTACTAAAAATTCTACCCTCATTTCAATGGGTAACAGTAGAAATCCCTAATCTTATGAACTGAACATGCTTAACTTGAACTAGAATATGTTTGGTAGGTGAACCATGAACTGAACATCTATTCagagaaagggaaaaagaaaaggcaTAGGTGATAAACACATCTGAACAGAAATATGTTGAACTAGAATAAAGAACATGCAGAAGTTAATCTGCATTTTAATAATTAGCTTTAGTGCTATCAtaaatttatcaatattttcTTGGGCTAATAGGATTAATACTAGGAAAGACCTCAGTACATAGTATCTGGCATGCAGCACAGACAAAATTGGGGACAGAAATTAGTAAACTtgaaagaatcaaagaacttagaAGAATCATAAAACTACAGAAATACTTCTAGCatgctaaagaaaataaaaacaatagcaaaaaattacaaagaaaaaaaaaggcaaattCTCAATTAAAAAAGCTACCTAAAAATGTTAATAAATCACATAGACAGGGAATGAACATTGAAGACAGTGAGTACCTGATCAGCAACCACCTCGACAAGCTCTAATTCATGAACATGCCATTTTCTAGCACTATCTGATGGGAGAATCAAAACCATTACTGCATAGCTCTTCGCCGAAAGTTCTGACCAGTCATTTATTTGAAAATTTGAAAGATGTAAAAGTGGAACTCGCACTGCAGCAACCTCCGGTGGCACATATCTTCCTGATGATGGTCGTATCTTTGCTAATTGACAAGTATGGGGAATTATCATTGCATGATTGCTACTGAAAATTTGGTTAACTACAGGAAGGTTAATTGGCACTGTGGAACCAGTAGGAAGTTGGTGGTGCAATGTACGGGAGAGATAAAGCGATGAACCATTACGTGATGGCATCCATAGTGCACATTCCTCCAAGCCCAAGGTTCTTCCCAGCTCAACAAGAGTAGTCTTTAGTATTGTATCTCTATCAAGTGTGCTTCTGATTTCATGAGTAAGCATTCGAACATGTCTTCCCGTTTCTTCCTGTGTTCGTATCAGGCCCATTTCCCTGTCAAGTTCTTCAGCTTTATTCTTCAGAAATAGCTCCCTTGTTTTCACACTTAATAAATCAGGAATGATGTGAACAAGCATCAAAGCTGTTGCACAGGACACTACAGCAGTTGAAACTTTTGCGATGGTCATAACAATGGCAAGAGTTTTTGAGTGCACGGTAAAGGTCCACAAGTTAATCAAATGAGTTGCTCCACATAGAACAATAAATGCACCAAATTGTATCAAAACCCATCTATAAGGAAAGAAGGAAGACTTCTTTACAAAATAAATGAGCTCAAGAGGGATGGAGAAGTAAGCAAGTGCGATGAAAAAGTCTGATATGTACTGATATTTAATCAGAAGCTCATCTGCAGGCCATTGTGGCTCAATGCAGTCACAGTTCTCCATCCTCTATCAATCACTGCAAGGCCTAATATTTTCTTCTACATCCCTACAGAGGAAAATTTCCTAGTCAATAGTCACAACATGGACAAAGACTTGATAAAACATGGATATTTTATTGGCATAAGCCAAATTGACAACGTTGTCTATATGTTTGTGCCAGAAGCTAGCACAAAGACAAATAAATAATTTTCAAACATGCAGAAAAGAAATGAGTAGATACTTATCATAGATTGCTCAAATAAACAGAGGGAGTAAGATAGATGGGAATGGGAGCATGCATGATTTGGATCCTAGTTCCGTGCCAATAATGTTGTTTATGATGACCTCGTAATAACCTACCATTAGTCAATTAGACTGTTTATTCATTCTTATAAAGCATTAATTTAGATATGGGCCACTAATAAGAGAAAAATTGACATAGCAAAGGCACATCACAGAAACCAAAAACAAGTGTTTGTTATTTAACTAGCATCCCTAATCGAATTATTCGAAGTATCTTCAAGCAATCACATTCGACATGTAACCAACATGTATCcaagtaatttagttatcctttgaTGGTAGGCCCATAACTCATCACTTGAAAATAAAATTGTTATCCATGAATTCTTGAGTTGGCCATAGCTTAAATTagctaataattaattaaaatcagTTAACATTTATTCTTTTTAACATAAATTATTGTCctttttcaaatattttaatatgaacatCATATGAAACTTCATACATAGCCACTACATACGCATACCTCATTCACTAATACACTGTGACCACGTTTTAAATCATGAAGGCCAAAAGATGAGCCTTAAGTGTTGACCAGTTAATTTAGTGGTAGAAACGTGTTTACCTTTGATGAGATTATGGAATTGTGTAGTTCTAATCCTAGACGAGATGAACCTGGAGTTGTCCTTGCTGGGAAATCTCATCCAGCTTATATGACCTACGATCGTAAACCTTCTCTGTAGTTGGTGCTTGACAGGTGTAGAAGTGGATGTGTGCTACGAATAGTTGCCTTCCCTCGGGCACAGATTCCTCCATAATTAACGCATGTGCAAGGGAATTAATGTCCAAAAAGAAACAGTACACTCGTCAAGATTAACATCAttgcatgctaactatgatagctAAGCTTTCCAATCCATCACACCCAACTTTCGATCAAGCGGCCATATCGAACACCTCGACCCATGAATGTTATCGCAGAACGATTGAACCCCACTGATCCACCATCTCGAACTCACTAATTGCACCAAGCCCTAGAACTCGTCAGCACTGGTACCAGTAAAAATTTCGAATTTACGGAGCCGCTCCACCAACAACACAGACCAACAAAAGTAAACGGAAGAGGGAACCGAGATCTGGAGTCCGAAGGGACATCAAAACCAAAATCTTTGGTCCACCAAACCGCCGGTGGACGGAAGACGAGCTGGAAAAGGAATAAATTGGATCCGAATCAGTGGTCAAAGGGAGATCGCACCTTAGATCGAAAGAGAAAGGGGAGGAAGCAGCTCCAGTTCGGGCGTTTCcacggcgccgccgccgccgtcgtcgtcgtctccGCTCGACGGAAAGGACTCTTCTGGAGCAGAGGGAGTTCCAGAGTTTATTATAGCTTTCTCGTATCCACCTCCTTTGCCGAACAAGGGAAAGCGGAAGGGTCCCACCCGTGTCATGGGGCCAAAAGGTTTGTCTGCACGGGATGGGATCCCCTCCAATTGTTACACCGCGATCAGGACCATCGGACGGGTAAGATGAGGGAATCGAGGGTCACAATTGACGGCGTAGTTGGAGAGGATCCACGGCCGCGGCGGCCGCGTGGTGTGACGCATGGTCCTACGCAATACGGGGTGATCAGGGAGCCACGTGTTAGCCTGTGGCTCGGTCTTTTTCGGTGTTGGGCGTGCGAAGAACTATTCCCATAAGTGTCGGAGTCGTCGTGGAGGTGATAAACAGCGGATAAGGTGGCAGGACGAAGGAGGTATGGTTACCGCCTCGGGGAAAGTCTTTATTCTTTACTTTTTGTTTATTTTCCTCTACCAAAATTTCAAGAGAAAGTAATTAAAATGCATATTAAACTGTAAAATAAGCATATAAAATAAACACAAAATAAGAAATTAGACTGCGAAAACTCATTTGCATGAAGGATTATTCATGATATAGAAAGATTTACACTGTGTCAAAGCAATCAAAGAGAGCGAGTAACCAGCAGTTACTTATTTGGAAGCCTAATCAAGGAACTCTGAAACCAATTGAAGATGACAAGCTACCTTAGAGTGGAGCAAGAACAGATAGGCTTGCTAAGCTAAAGAAGACAACACAAATCCTTTGAATGGAACTGCGTTGCTGAAGTATTCAGCTTCCAATTCCATCAGTTCTATACAAGAGAGACTGGGCTCCACCGCTTCCATCTCTTTCTCAGCATCAGAGATCAAGGGGCAGTCTGATTCGTCCTCTTCGGATGCTGGAGTCTTCGCCCATTGGCCATTGTCGGGGAAGTCATACAAGGTCAACTCCTGGCACTGCTTCCCTGCCGTGATCTTCTTCTTCCAAAGCTCGACTCCGTCGTCCAGGGAATGACAGTCGTCCGCCTTTGGTTCCTGGCACCGTTTCCCCATTAGAATCTTCTTGCTCCAGAGTTCATCTCCGGCGCATTCATCGGATCGCTGCTGCTTCTTCCGACTCAATCGCGATGCTGCTGAAAACCGCAAGGCCATTGACGAGAGACCTCGTGAGGTGTGCATGCCATGCAGCATTTTCGTCTTGAGAAGGTCAAAGGGAGCAGACGAAGTCCTCTTGGGTAGCCTCATGACCAGGTAAGGATCATCTCCATTGCCAGGTAGAGCCTCATACGCTTGCATCTCCTTGCTCGTTCGCGAGACTTGTGCGGTCTCTGTTTCCATTTCCAGCTTCTCATATTGGTCTGCTTCTTCGTCGGAGTCGCTGGTAGCGACATTTTGCTGTGTGAAATCGCCTGCTTCAGTCTTCAGGATGTCACTTGGAGCGTTCGGCCTTAAGCTCGTCGATGTGTTACCATCGCATGAAGAGGTCTCGGAGTTGTGTGATTCTGTCCCATCTTTTTCCTCCTCGAGGGACTCATCAATTGTGTATACCAACAAGCTCGAGAGTGGAACGCGAGTGCTTGCAACGGACTCAAAAGCTTTGCCGTCTCTAGTGCTCTCGTCGAATACATTGCTAGAAACCTCTCTTTGTAGCTTCCTTGAGACATTGCGGCTGATGGAAGATTCAGAAGAATCGAATCTGATGGTCTTCTTTACACCATCGTCGTCCTCGATGCTGTCTCCGTCGACGTAGAGCTTTTTCTCCAGTACAGACGTGGGCGAGATAGACGAGGGCGGAGATGGCTCCTTGGGAGACCTCTCCTGACATGCAGAAGAAGATCCAGTGCCGTCTTCTTCCCCGTCGACGGGGCTGCTGCCGCTCCCGAATCTAATTTTCTCCGACGCTTTGCTCTTGGCGAAGAAACACCACCATCTTCTTCCACCTGCATGGGCTTTTCTTCTTTGTTTGGAGGAGGAGAACAGCTTGATGAGCTTACGGGGGGACTTACAGAAGGCCACGGCTAAGGTCAGAGGGGAAGCACGGGAGGTCGAGCAGTGGATGCGCTCTTCGCTTGCCGCAGTGGCGGCGCAGATGAAGTACGGGGCGGACAGCCTGAGAGGGACTTGAACGTCTCCCATGATGCCGAAGGAAGAAGAGTCGAGCGGTGGGGATGAACCAGAAGAGAGTTTTAAGGAGGGAAGTCTCTCTTGTGGTTGGCTAAGGGTCGGAGGCTGTTCCGAGTGTGATGGAACAAACACCTCAAAGGCCGGAGATTTAGTTGCCGTTGATGATTGTATCGTTATATTCACCAATGATATTATTGCATTTATCCATCATATTTAATGGAAGCATACAGCCAACAGTCATAGTGATTGGACTGCATGAATGTATTGAATTAATGGCAAAGGCAGGCAAAACCCCTACAAAAATGTCACAGAGAGACTTGGCTGCATTACTGCAATGCTTACAACTGGGCACGTAGTTGGAATGCCATCTACTTAAAACAAGCGGCTTCCGCTGCTTCGATCGAGGCACTACGTCAGTGGATCCTGCCGCTCTCAGTCATCGGCAGGAGGCCGGGAATGAACGGCACGCCGGTCTTCGGCAGCCACGCGTTGCCCTGGATGAAATGCTCCACGGTGAACTTCTGCGCGTGGGCGTAGTCGATGGACTTCACCCCCTTCCAATTCACCCTCTGGCTCATGCCGGCGCCGGGGCCGCGGTTGTCGAGCTCGGTGTAGAAGCAGGAGTTGAGGCCGAAGTCGCCGGACCAGGGAAGCCACCCCTTGGGGTCGATCAGGTCGTCCAGCTGAGACTGCAGCACGAAGGTCCTCGAGAACTCCTTCCATGGCCGGCCAAGGAAGGTGGGCAGCTTCTTCCGAGCGGGGAAGTAGGCGGGGTCGGCGCTGATGGTGCAGTTGTGGAGGATGATGGCGCTGGCCTGGCGCCGGTCCTTGCGCCCCTGTGCCGTCACGATGTTCTGCTGGTTGTCGAGTGGCTTCCTTGCCTGGATGAGGCAGTTCTGGAACACCGTGGGGGAGTCGCCGAAGATGAAGTCGATGGTGCCGGAGATGGTGCACTCGCGGTAGAACTGCCGCTTGGTGTGCACGTACAGCGTGTCCTGGTACCCGTCCATCCGGACGTTGTAGAAGACCGATTTGTCCGATTGCACCCGAAGCGCCACCGCCTGGTGCTTCGCCGCCCCGGCCGAGTTCTCGATCCAGAGGTCCTTTCCGATGAAGCCGTCGCCGACGATAGCTGCATCAATCGTCGTGCATGCGATTAGTGGCCTAAAATGAACGCAGACGTGGAGCTGGTGGACTCACCGACTGTGGCGGTCTTGAAGGTCGCTGTGCCGTCGATGTAGTTGAGCTTGCCGGTGATCTTAGTCTTGGATGTCCCATCGCCGATCATCATCACGTTGGTGAGGCTCCGGTTGACCTGCACTTGTTCCTCGTACACTCCTTCCTTGATGTAGATGACGAAGGTGTAGTTGCTTTTAGTGGGGACACGGAGGACGGCTTCGCCAATGGTCTTGACGTCGCCGGAGCCGTCCTTAGCTACCGTGATGTTCGGTTTCAGCTCGGCGGGGCTCTGCTGGAGGAGCCGCCGGTTGCCGGGGGAGATCCACGAGGGGTACTCCTCGGCGAGGAGCTTCCGGTTGAACCCGAGGTTGAGCGAGTCGAGCGCACTGTCGAAATTGGTGACGATGGCCAAGATGTTGCTCGTCAGCTCGGCAGAGCTGTTGAGCGCCTTCCGCATGGACTCCGCGGCGTCGGTGGTCGTGTTCTCGAACCCATCGAGGCACGTCTCCTGGTACGTGATGCTGGCGCTGATCCACACCTTGAGGTCATCCAGGAACTTGTCGAGCTTGGTGAGGGAGAAACCATCGAGCCGGTCGATCGAGCTCTTGAGGTCATCGATGGCGTAGTCGAGGAGCTCACGGCAGTTCTCGAGGGCGTCGGAAGTGCGGGAGTCCTTGGCGGCCTCCGACAGCACCGTGGAATGGTTGAAGGCCTCCTTCATGTGGTCGATGGTGACCTGGAAGGCCAAGTTGACGAGCTCCTTGGGGTCGGTGGTGTTGCCGGCCACCGCCGAGAGGCTGCTCTCGCAAGTCGCCTGGTAGTCGGTGGGGCGGCAGAAGTCTTTGATGTTCTTATTCGAGGTGGAGAGTTCAGTTTGCGCCGGCCGGGACTGGCGGTTGGATACGGTGACGGCGACGGTGGCCACGACGGCCACGAGGACGATGGCCGAGACGCTGAGAACGGCCACCTTATTGTTCCCCATGGTTGTGAGCAGCTCCAAGGTTTGCCTCTATTCCCTAAATGATGGTGTTGCAATCTCCTACCGAGACAAGAAAAGCCAAGGCAAGAGACTGATGGGGTTATCctaaagcagagagagagagagagacagagagaggatgACCCCGAGGTCAGATGATGAAGAGTAACTGGATCATGGCCTTTATAtaaaggaggagggaggagaaggacgagagagagagagagccgagGAAGAAGGAGAACCATGAAGAGGAAATAGAGTGCCGTTAGGGAAACGAGGCCATCGGTGACCAATAGACTTGCATCAAGACATCGGGCTACGTTAGCGGTGCAAACAGCACAGGAAAGTGAACTAAATAGTGTTATTAATGGATTTATTGCTTGGTCAAGATTTGGTCAACATAGTGGGAAATTATTA from Musa acuminata AAA Group cultivar baxijiao chromosome BXJ2-11, Cavendish_Baxijiao_AAA, whole genome shotgun sequence encodes:
- the LOC135627591 gene encoding putative pectinesterase/pectinesterase inhibitor 28 encodes the protein MGNNKVAVLSVSAIVLVAVVATVAVTVSNRQSRPAQTELSTSNKNIKDFCRPTDYQATCESSLSAVAGNTTDPKELVNLAFQVTIDHMKEAFNHSTVLSEAAKDSRTSDALENCRELLDYAIDDLKSSIDRLDGFSLTKLDKFLDDLKVWISASITYQETCLDGFENTTTDAAESMRKALNSSAELTSNILAIVTNFDSALDSLNLGFNRKLLAEEYPSWISPGNRRLLQQSPAELKPNITVAKDGSGDVKTIGEAVLRVPTKSNYTFVIYIKEGVYEEQVQVNRSLTNVMMIGDGTSKTKITGKLNYIDGTATFKTATVAIVGDGFIGKDLWIENSAGAAKHQAVALRVQSDKSVFYNVRMDGYQDTLYVHTKRQFYRECTISGTIDFIFGDSPTVFQNCLIQARKPLDNQQNIVTAQGRKDRRQASAIILHNCTISADPAYFPARKKLPTFLGRPWKEFSRTFVLQSQLDDLIDPKGWLPWSGDFGLNSCFYTELDNRGPGAGMSQRVNWKGVKSIDYAHAQKFTVEHFIQGNAWLPKTGVPFIPGLLPMTESGRIH